A single region of the Methylocystis echinoides genome encodes:
- a CDS encoding glycosyltransferase family 4 protein, which translates to MYLVFSKALFSVAQRGDIVIAKTDPPLLSVALLPVVLIRGAKLINWLQDLYPEVAVAFGMKALAPISPLLAFMRGLSLKKALRNVVIGRWMESFVVRLGVPAEQVSVIPNWCAQEEIRPLDQDDHPLRREWGLGGKFVVAYSGNLGRAHETATLLDAAERLKEEKGMIFLFIGGGALSASLRAEVERRGLGALFLFKPYQPSNRLRLTLTLPDVFWVSLRPEMEGLIVPSKFYGNCAAGRPTIFVGDPEGEIGRLVEEHDCGLSVSVGDSVRLAEAILSLKNDRPRLEAMGRNARRASEEALSRTASLAAWERLLAREIGRPDAAPQDDASGN; encoded by the coding sequence ATGTATCTGGTATTCTCGAAAGCTCTTTTCTCGGTTGCGCAGCGTGGCGATATCGTCATTGCTAAAACCGATCCGCCTCTTCTCTCGGTCGCTCTTCTGCCCGTTGTCCTTATCAGAGGCGCGAAGCTCATCAATTGGCTGCAGGATCTTTATCCGGAGGTGGCCGTCGCGTTCGGCATGAAGGCCCTCGCACCGATATCGCCCCTTCTCGCATTCATGCGGGGTTTGAGCCTGAAAAAAGCGCTTCGAAACGTCGTCATCGGGCGCTGGATGGAGTCTTTCGTGGTTCGCCTCGGCGTGCCCGCGGAACAAGTCTCCGTTATTCCCAATTGGTGCGCGCAGGAGGAAATTCGTCCGCTCGATCAGGACGATCATCCTTTGAGGCGGGAATGGGGTCTCGGGGGAAAGTTTGTCGTCGCCTATTCCGGCAATCTCGGGCGCGCTCATGAAACCGCTACGCTTCTGGATGCGGCTGAAAGGCTGAAAGAAGAGAAGGGGATGATCTTTCTCTTCATTGGCGGCGGCGCGCTCAGCGCTTCCCTGCGCGCTGAGGTCGAACGACGGGGGCTCGGCGCGCTGTTTTTGTTCAAACCCTACCAGCCATCGAACAGGCTGCGCCTCACCTTGACCCTTCCCGATGTGTTCTGGGTCTCCCTGCGGCCGGAGATGGAGGGACTGATCGTCCCCAGCAAATTTTACGGCAACTGCGCCGCTGGAAGGCCGACGATATTCGTCGGCGATCCCGAAGGAGAAATCGGTCGTCTCGTCGAAGAGCATGATTGCGGGCTGAGCGTCTCAGTGGGGGACTCCGTGCGCCTGGCCGAGGCGATCCTGAGCCTGAAAAACGACCGGCCGCGGCTCGAGGCCATGGGACGCAATGCACGGCGCGCGTCGGAAGAAGCGCTCAGCAGGACTGCGTCGCTTGCCGCATGGGAGCGGCTCCTTGCCCGCGAGATCGGCCGGCCGGACGCCGCGCCGCAGGACGACGCATCGGGTAACTGA
- a CDS encoding IS5 family transposase (programmed frameshift) produces MWTKENRARYDRSKLRYPSDLTDAEWGFVGPLIPPARRGGGKRRVNMREVINGLMYVLSTGCQWRAIPKDFPPKSTVYGYFDLWTYDGTLERIHHVLYVMCREAEGREASPTAAVIDSQSVKSAEKGGAISIPMAMNAGKKVKGKKRHILVDTLGLLLHAVVHSADIQDRDGGILVLSTLFGKFPFLQKLFADGGYRGPQFREALKKALPGLVTEIVKRSDAAKGFEVLPRRWVVERTLSWLGRCRRLAKDWENLNRKALAFLRLASIRLMLRRLCNQS; encoded by the exons ATGTGGACGAAGGAAAATCGCGCTCGTTATGATCGTAGCAAATTGCGTTATCCCAGCGATCTGACGGACGCGGAATGGGGATTTGTCGGACCTCTGATCCCGCCTGCAAGGCGCGGCGGCGGCAAGCGCAGGGTGAACATGCGCGAGGTGATCAACGGTCTGATGTATGTCCTATCGACAGGCTGTCAGTGGCGTGCGATTCCAAAGGACTTCCCACCCAAAAGCACGGTTTATGGCTATTTCGATCTTTGGACATATGACGGGACGTTAGAACGCATCCACCACGTGCTTTATGTTATGTGCAGGGAAGCGGAAGGGCGCGAGGCCAGTCCGACTGCCGCCGTCATCGACAGCCAGAGCGTGAAAAGCGCTGAAAAAGGGGGAGCCATATCGATCCCCATGGCTATGA ACGCGGGCAAGAAGGTCAAAGGCAAGAAGCGACATATTCTTGTCGACACTTTAGGCCTGCTGCTTCACGCCGTCGTTCATAGCGCGGACATTCAAGATCGCGATGGCGGCATTCTCGTCTTGAGCACGTTGTTCGGGAAATTTCCATTTCTTCAAAAACTGTTCGCCGATGGCGGCTACCGGGGTCCCCAATTTCGCGAGGCGCTGAAGAAAGCCTTGCCGGGTCTTGTGACAGAAATCGTCAAGCGTTCCGATGCGGCCAAAGGCTTCGAGGTCTTGCCCAGGCGTTGGGTTGTTGAGCGAACTTTATCCTGGCTGGGCCGCTGTCGCCGATTGGCCAAGGATTGGGAAAATCTTAATCGGAAGGCGCTCGCTTTCTTGCGCCTCGCCTCCATTCGCCTCATGCTCAGAAGGCTCTGTAATCAGTCATGA
- the tnpA gene encoding IS66-like element accessory protein TnpA has protein sequence MSGNDADPAALRRKRRSWSLDEKRRIVDESLEDGASIAEVARRHDLNANQLFTWRRQFGVELAAPQELAPILPVTITPDATAEYSAPGSIGQMEIVLAEGDRIIVWADVETAALSRVVKALRR, from the coding sequence ATGTCGGGCAACGATGCAGATCCGGCGGCGCTCAGGCGCAAGCGTCGATCATGGTCTCTCGATGAGAAACGCCGGATCGTCGACGAGAGCCTCGAGGACGGAGCTTCGATCGCCGAGGTGGCGCGCCGGCACGACCTCAACGCCAACCAGCTCTTCACCTGGCGCCGGCAGTTCGGCGTCGAGCTGGCCGCGCCGCAGGAACTCGCGCCGATCCTGCCCGTAACGATCACGCCGGACGCGACGGCGGAATATTCCGCTCCAGGGTCTATCGGCCAGATGGAGATCGTGCTCGCCGAGGGTGATCGGATCATTGTGTGGGCTGATGTGGAGACTGCCGCGCTGTCTCGGGTCGTGAAGGCGCTGCGCCGATGA
- the tnpB gene encoding IS66 family insertion sequence element accessory protein TnpB (TnpB, as the term is used for proteins encoded by IS66 family insertion elements, is considered an accessory protein, since TnpC, encoded by a neighboring gene, is a DDE family transposase.), whose product MIPLPAGCRVWIATGHTDMRRGMQGLALQVQEQLKRDPHAGDLYIFRGRRGDLAKILWHDGIGLSLYAKRLDRGKFIWPTASAGAVSISAGQMAYMLEGIDWRNPQLTFRPQSAG is encoded by the coding sequence ATGATCCCGCTGCCGGCGGGCTGCCGGGTCTGGATCGCGACCGGCCATACCGACATGCGGCGCGGCATGCAGGGTCTGGCGCTGCAGGTGCAGGAGCAGTTGAAGCGCGACCCGCACGCGGGCGACCTTTACATTTTTCGGGGACGCCGCGGCGATCTCGCGAAAATCCTCTGGCACGACGGGATCGGCCTGTCGCTTTACGCCAAGCGGCTCGACCGCGGAAAGTTCATCTGGCCCACGGCGAGCGCGGGCGCGGTGTCGATCTCGGCCGGGCAGATGGCCTATATGCTGGAAGGAATCGATTGGCGAAACCCGCAACTCACCTTCAGGCCGCAAAGCGCGGGGTGA
- the tnpC gene encoding IS66 family transposase — protein MDAAAKALLDENAVLKAQLAVALAKASEDMALIAAQKLQIAKLQRQIYGQKSERSARLFDQLSLELEELEASATEDELAAERAVAKTTTVASFERKRPERNTFPDHLPRERVVIEAPKACACCGGPRLRKLGEDVTRTLETTPRQWKVVETVREKFTCRDCEKVTQAPAPFHVVARGWAGPSLLAMIAFEKFGQHQPLNRQAERYALEGAPIALSTMADAVGSICAALAPLRRRVEAHVLAAERLHGDDTTVPVLAKGKTDTGRCWVYVRDDAPFGGAGPPAAMFYYSRDRRGEHPQGHLATYSGILQADAYEGYNKLYLAGRKPGPIREAACWVHARRPFFAMADIDENARRKAAGKKEIPLSPIAIEIVRRIDALFAIERSINGKSAEERLVVRQASSRPLVDALESYLREQLAKLSRGHDLAKAIQYMLKRWPAFTLFLGDGRVCLSNNAAERGLRGIALGRKSWLFCGSDRGGQRAAAMYSLIVTAKMNGVDPQVWLADVLARIAAHPAHRLDELLPWNWRKKDQAASALAA, from the coding sequence ATGGACGCTGCGGCCAAAGCTCTTCTCGACGAAAACGCCGTGCTGAAAGCGCAGCTCGCCGTCGCGCTTGCGAAGGCGTCGGAAGACATGGCGCTGATCGCCGCGCAAAAGCTCCAGATCGCCAAATTGCAGCGCCAGATCTACGGGCAAAAGTCGGAGCGCTCGGCGCGGCTGTTCGATCAGTTGTCGCTCGAACTCGAAGAGCTGGAAGCGAGCGCGACGGAAGACGAACTCGCCGCGGAGCGCGCCGTCGCCAAAACGACCACTGTCGCCAGTTTCGAGCGCAAGCGACCGGAGCGCAACACCTTCCCCGACCATCTGCCGCGCGAACGCGTGGTGATCGAGGCGCCGAAGGCCTGCGCCTGCTGCGGCGGCCCGCGCCTGCGCAAGCTCGGCGAGGATGTGACGCGGACGCTGGAGACGACGCCGCGCCAGTGGAAGGTCGTGGAGACCGTGCGGGAGAAGTTCACCTGCCGGGACTGCGAGAAGGTCACACAGGCGCCGGCGCCGTTTCATGTCGTCGCGCGCGGCTGGGCGGGGCCGAGCCTTTTGGCGATGATCGCCTTCGAGAAGTTCGGCCAGCATCAGCCGCTGAACCGTCAGGCCGAGCGCTATGCGCTCGAAGGCGCGCCGATTGCCTTGTCGACCATGGCCGACGCCGTCGGCTCCATCTGCGCCGCGCTCGCCCCGCTGCGGCGCCGCGTCGAGGCGCATGTGCTGGCGGCGGAGAGGCTGCATGGGGACGACACGACGGTTCCCGTGCTGGCCAAGGGCAAGACCGACACCGGGCGCTGTTGGGTCTATGTCCGCGACGATGCGCCCTTCGGCGGCGCCGGGCCGCCGGCGGCGATGTTCTATTACTCGCGTGACCGGCGCGGCGAACATCCGCAAGGCCATCTGGCGACTTATTCCGGCATCCTGCAAGCAGACGCCTATGAGGGCTACAACAAGCTGTATCTGGCGGGGCGCAAGCCCGGCCCGATCCGCGAGGCCGCGTGTTGGGTCCATGCGCGGCGCCCGTTCTTCGCAATGGCGGACATCGACGAGAATGCCCGGCGCAAGGCGGCGGGGAAAAAGGAGATCCCGCTGTCGCCGATCGCCATCGAAATTGTGCGCCGGATCGACGCGCTGTTTGCGATCGAGCGGTCGATCAACGGCAAGAGCGCGGAGGAACGTCTCGTCGTTCGACAGGCGTCGAGCCGCCCGCTCGTCGACGCGCTGGAAAGCTATCTGCGCGAACAACTCGCCAAACTCTCGCGCGGGCACGATCTCGCCAAGGCGATCCAGTACATGCTGAAGCGCTGGCCGGCCTTCACGCTGTTCCTCGGCGACGGGCGCGTGTGCTTGTCGAACAATGCCGCGGAACGCGGCCTGAGAGGCATCGCCCTTGGCCGGAAGAGCTGGTTGTTCTGCGGCTCCGACCGCGGCGGTCAACGCGCCGCGGCGATGTACAGCCTCATCGTCACGGCGAAGATGAACGGCGTCGATCCGCAGGTCTGGCTCGCCGACGTCCTCGCCCGCATCGCCGCGCACCCCGCGCATCGGCTCGATGAACTGCTGCCGTGGAACTGGCGCAAAAAAGATCAGGCCGCCTCGGCCCTGGCCGCGTAG
- the tnpC gene encoding IS66 family transposase, with protein sequence MAQAIEKLPDDPNELKAMLLAERARNERLVQIIKEMQRHRFGRRAETLPEDQMLLALEEVEQTEAVAAAEAEAGSAPEREKAARKRRTNRGALPPHLPRVETIVDIEDKACPCCRSLLHQIGEDVSERLDVVPAQFRVLVTRRPKYACRACEGAVVQASAPARLIEGGLPTEATVAHVLVSKYADHLPLYRQAQIYARQGIALDRSTLADWVGRAAWHLRPLHERLLEHIRASTKIFADETRAPVLDPGRGRTKTGQLWAYARDDRPWGGADPPLAVYVYAQNRKSEQPLAHLAGFAGVVQVDGYAGYRALAQKNSVSLAFCWSHVRRRFYELAAAGPAPIASEALARIGALYAVESDIRGQNPDDRRAARQEKSRPILDVLKPWLREKLALISQKTKLAEAIRYALSRWDGLTRFLDDGRIEIDSNIVERAIRPIALNRKNALFAGSDGGAENWAVLASLIETCKLNGVDPQAYMADVLLKIVNGHLASKLAELMPWAYTPHPDLKDVS encoded by the coding sequence ATGGCGCAGGCGATCGAGAAACTTCCCGACGACCCGAACGAGCTGAAGGCGATGCTTCTCGCCGAGCGGGCGCGCAACGAGCGCCTCGTTCAGATCATCAAGGAGATGCAGCGCCATCGATTTGGGCGTCGCGCCGAGACGCTCCCCGAAGACCAGATGCTGCTCGCGCTCGAAGAGGTCGAGCAGACGGAAGCCGTCGCGGCCGCGGAAGCCGAAGCCGGCTCTGCCCCTGAGCGTGAGAAGGCGGCGAGAAAGCGTCGCACGAACCGGGGCGCGTTGCCCCCACATCTCCCGCGCGTCGAGACCATCGTCGATATCGAGGACAAGGCGTGCCCCTGCTGCAGGAGCCTGTTGCACCAGATCGGCGAGGATGTTTCCGAGCGGCTCGATGTCGTTCCGGCGCAATTCCGGGTGCTCGTGACGCGCCGACCCAAATACGCCTGCCGGGCCTGTGAGGGCGCGGTGGTGCAGGCGTCTGCTCCGGCGCGGCTTATCGAGGGCGGCCTGCCGACCGAAGCGACGGTCGCCCATGTGCTCGTTTCCAAATATGCCGACCACCTTCCACTTTACCGCCAGGCTCAGATCTACGCTCGGCAGGGGATTGCGCTCGATCGTTCGACGCTCGCCGACTGGGTCGGACGCGCCGCTTGGCACTTGCGGCCCCTGCACGAGCGCCTCCTGGAACACATCAGAGCGTCCACCAAAATCTTCGCCGATGAGACGAGGGCGCCGGTGCTCGACCCCGGACGGGGGCGCACCAAGACCGGCCAGCTCTGGGCTTACGCGAGGGATGATCGGCCATGGGGCGGCGCCGATCCGCCACTCGCCGTCTATGTCTATGCGCAAAATCGTAAATCCGAGCAGCCGCTCGCTCATCTCGCCGGCTTCGCGGGCGTCGTCCAGGTCGATGGCTACGCCGGCTATCGGGCGCTGGCGCAGAAGAACAGCGTGTCGCTCGCCTTCTGTTGGTCGCATGTCCGCCGGCGCTTTTACGAGCTGGCCGCAGCGGGACCCGCGCCGATCGCCAGCGAGGCGCTGGCGCGCATTGGCGCCCTCTACGCCGTCGAGAGCGACATCAGAGGTCAGAACCCGGATGACCGGCGCGCGGCACGGCAGGAAAAATCCCGCCCCATCCTCGACGTCCTCAAGCCATGGCTGCGCGAGAAACTCGCGCTCATCAGCCAAAAGACGAAACTTGCCGAAGCGATCCGCTATGCCCTGTCGCGCTGGGACGGTCTGACGCGCTTCCTCGACGACGGGCGCATCGAGATCGACTCCAATATCGTCGAGCGTGCGATCCGCCCCATTGCGCTCAATCGTAAGAATGCGCTCTTCGCCGGCTCGGATGGCGGGGCCGAGAATTGGGCCGTCCTCGCCTCGCTCATCGAGACCTGTAAGCTCAATGGCGTCGATCCGCAGGCCTACATGGCCGATGTCCTCTTGAAGATCGTTAACGGCCACCTCGCGAGCAAGCTCGCCGAACTCATGCCGTGGGCCTACACGCCGCACCCCGACCTCAAAGACGTGTCCTGA
- the tnpB gene encoding IS66 family insertion sequence element accessory protein TnpB (TnpB, as the term is used for proteins encoded by IS66 family insertion elements, is considered an accessory protein, since TnpC, encoded by a neighboring gene, is a DDE family transposase.) — protein sequence MIGPTGAVRVMVATKPVDFRKGAEGLAALVRETMRADPFDGAIYVFRAKRADRIKLVYWDGTGVCLFAKRLEDGEFRWPKIEDGTMRLSATQFSALLEGLDWRRVHTKETSAPALPGCTATQ from the coding sequence ATGATCGGCCCGACTGGCGCGGTGCGCGTGATGGTGGCGACGAAGCCCGTGGACTTTCGCAAGGGCGCCGAAGGTCTCGCCGCCTTGGTGCGCGAAACAATGAGAGCGGACCCTTTCGACGGCGCCATCTACGTTTTCCGCGCCAAGCGCGCAGATCGGATCAAGTTGGTCTACTGGGACGGCACAGGCGTCTGCCTCTTCGCAAAGCGGCTGGAGGATGGCGAGTTTCGCTGGCCGAAGATCGAAGACGGAACGATGCGACTCTCCGCGACGCAGTTTTCGGCTCTGCTCGAGGGGCTCGATTGGCGGCGCGTGCATACGAAAGAGACTTCGGCGCCGGCATTGCCGGGATGTACCGCGACACAGTGA
- the tnpA gene encoding IS66-like element accessory protein TnpA yields MSRLDDPLDPKGETVQRIEVITGGGERRRRWSDDEKAEAVEESLQPGMVVSQVARRRGLTPQQLFTWRREAREKAAASDGVPFAPVVVEPRGTASAALPPERKAVAVRPHVIELDVDGASVWIWRDADLDMVTAIIDVLKARP; encoded by the coding sequence GTGTCCAGACTTGATGATCCGCTTGACCCTAAGGGCGAGACTGTCCAGCGCATTGAAGTAATCACGGGCGGCGGGGAGCGCCGTCGCCGATGGTCGGATGACGAGAAGGCGGAAGCCGTAGAGGAATCGCTGCAGCCTGGCATGGTTGTCTCGCAGGTTGCGCGTCGGCGGGGACTGACTCCGCAGCAATTGTTCACCTGGCGGCGCGAAGCACGCGAAAAGGCGGCGGCTTCCGATGGAGTTCCCTTCGCGCCGGTCGTTGTTGAACCGCGAGGGACAGCGTCGGCGGCGCTGCCGCCGGAGCGCAAGGCGGTTGCGGTCCGGCCGCATGTGATCGAACTCGATGTTGATGGCGCGAGCGTCTGGATCTGGCGCGACGCCGATCTTGACATGGTCACGGCCATTATCGACGTATTGAAAGCCCGGCCATGA
- a CDS encoding CPBP family glutamic-type intramembrane protease, with amino-acid sequence MTNTDDKPDVAPRSTMRIGVWLLLLGVVAAEIVALRFSSTLKYMPLRESPAGFDQLLAFLPAVVKAVLLTGTGMLIALVASAPADLKTILFAHRPRRITVVLNLACFAALSSIFALTGAGDAQSEGASEWFPGLIHATPIFWFFLLGSWANFVAPCGLWQWTLRRNYPAWVIAFFVSILSFYNFDATLASRIGSLLIKPTLSAASELYALTGNVLACNSTSSEGYPICGSNSFFVEIQPACSGFEGIMLSATLLGLHFYLEARKLTVFRAALVILVACVAIFWLNAVRLALLIYIGDHLSAEIAREGFHTNFGLASLVVVLVIAVASSRLFTRPKTSTERFPLKCVILDAESGANARLFIPLTYLIGSSLFFGLFSGKFFWLYPLPLLVTLGGLIQIRAELRGLTFSPTGAPFFLAIATFLVWLLLVPANAEKAEIFQASLLSAPGPVIVLWLFARLFGSICIVPLAEELAFRGTFNVMIYNGLRPYWSAATAQAGAVALTAVFFGLLHSNFLAGAIAGAAFGVARWRRNELGDAVLCHSFTNLLLSFYILVTGRWSYWP; translated from the coding sequence GTGACGAATACCGACGACAAGCCCGACGTCGCGCCGCGATCAACAATGCGGATCGGCGTCTGGCTCCTATTGCTCGGCGTCGTCGCCGCTGAAATCGTCGCGCTGCGGTTTTCTTCGACATTGAAATATATGCCGCTGCGCGAAAGCCCCGCAGGATTCGACCAGCTTCTTGCTTTTCTCCCTGCAGTGGTGAAGGCGGTGCTGCTGACCGGGACAGGGATGCTCATCGCGCTAGTGGCCAGCGCCCCGGCCGACCTCAAGACCATCCTCTTCGCTCATCGACCCCGGCGTATCACGGTGGTTCTCAATCTTGCCTGCTTCGCGGCGTTGAGCAGCATCTTCGCTCTGACAGGGGCCGGCGACGCGCAGAGCGAGGGCGCATCCGAATGGTTTCCTGGCCTCATCCACGCCACGCCGATTTTCTGGTTTTTTTTGCTCGGATCATGGGCGAACTTCGTCGCGCCGTGTGGCCTATGGCAATGGACCCTGCGCCGCAATTACCCAGCATGGGTCATTGCGTTTTTCGTCTCTATCCTATCGTTTTATAACTTCGACGCCACGCTTGCGTCTCGTATCGGCAGCCTTCTCATCAAACCGACGCTTTCTGCGGCGTCAGAGCTTTATGCGCTGACGGGAAACGTGCTTGCTTGCAACAGCACAAGTTCCGAAGGCTATCCGATCTGTGGCAGCAATAGTTTTTTTGTCGAGATTCAGCCAGCCTGTTCGGGTTTCGAAGGGATAATGCTATCCGCCACGCTTTTGGGGCTCCATTTTTACCTCGAGGCGAGAAAACTTACGGTTTTTCGGGCGGCGCTCGTCATTCTCGTCGCTTGCGTCGCCATTTTCTGGCTCAACGCAGTGCGCCTCGCGTTGCTCATCTACATTGGCGACCATCTCTCCGCGGAAATTGCTAGAGAAGGATTTCACACGAATTTTGGCTTGGCGAGCCTTGTCGTCGTGCTGGTCATCGCCGTTGCGTCGAGCAGGTTATTCACCAGGCCAAAAACATCGACAGAACGCTTTCCCCTGAAATGCGTCATTTTAGATGCCGAGAGCGGCGCGAACGCGCGCCTATTCATCCCTTTGACATATCTGATTGGATCGTCCCTGTTCTTCGGACTGTTTTCGGGGAAATTCTTCTGGCTTTATCCATTGCCGCTACTCGTGACTCTCGGCGGTCTTATCCAGATTCGAGCCGAATTGCGGGGGCTGACGTTTTCGCCGACTGGCGCGCCATTTTTTCTGGCGATCGCAACCTTTCTGGTCTGGCTCCTGCTTGTCCCGGCCAATGCTGAGAAAGCTGAAATTTTTCAGGCCTCGCTGCTCTCAGCTCCCGGTCCGGTCATCGTGCTTTGGCTGTTCGCGCGGTTGTTCGGCTCCATCTGCATTGTTCCGCTCGCGGAAGAACTGGCTTTTAGAGGAACCTTCAACGTAATGATTTACAATGGGCTCCGGCCATACTGGAGTGCAGCAACTGCACAGGCCGGCGCGGTTGCGCTTACCGCGGTGTTCTTCGGACTCCTTCACAGCAATTTTTTAGCAGGCGCGATAGCTGGCGCCGCGTTCGGCGTTGCACGTTGGCGGCGCAATGAATTGGGAGACGCCGTCCTGTGCCATAGCTTCACGAATCTGCTGCTATCCTTCTACATCCTCGTAACGGGCAGATGGTCGTATTGGCCGTGA